A stretch of Rhododendron vialii isolate Sample 1 chromosome 4a, ASM3025357v1 DNA encodes these proteins:
- the LOC131321950 gene encoding F-box protein At5g07610-like has translation MTRTRASTKRRKSLTGATPTVQPAAADNVHEPTPAANTIGCSVDLLTEILLRSPAKSLIRFKCVSKNWLSLISDSQFAHNHSRRNPRPISGLYFYSRRLKSVFFHGEQNLPSLPFVDALGCHENLTEIVDSCNGLQLCEKFDGKDFAAQYIVCNVFTQKYRVLPKPNGNSSKWITHKAFLAFDPSKSPHYKVVLVSYVLHPPYEIDVFSSRTGCWEKGFAPHTCHGWGAYWNGAIHWVGDENCLRFDVDAEEMIATPNRPLPKILSQDKIRYLGECGGRLFLIQSRSRKVLGFRILELCGTWCGSYQVNLRPIISAFPELETTFKFDVLSLLCVGDVEKKEDFTLVLAIPGRIIAYNLHRKTCDVLCNLSVDDFIKSGRNGCAYPFVETLSPV, from the coding sequence ATGACTAGGACCAGAGCATCCACTAAAAGGAGAAAGTCGCTTACCGGCGCTACTCCGACGGTACAACCGGCGGCGGCGGACAATGTCCATGAACCAACACCGGCGGCGAACACAATCGGCTGCAGTGTCGATCTCCTGACAGAGATCCTCCTGCGTTCGCCGGCGAAATCCCTAATCCGATTCAAGTGCGTGTCAAAGAATTGGCTCTCCCTCATCTCCGACTCCCAATTCGCCCACAACCACTCTCGCCGAAACCCTAGGCCCATCTCAGGCTTGTACTTCTACAGCAGAAGACTCAAATCCGTCTTCTTCCACGGCGAACAGAATCTCCCGTCTCTACCCTTCGTCGATGCCCTTGGCTGCCATGAGAATTTAACTGAGATTGTAGACTCCTGCAACGGATTGCAGTTGTGCGAGAAATTTGACGGTAAGGATTTCGCAGCGCAATACATTGTTTGTAATGTCTTTACACAGAAATACCGAGTACTTCCTAAACCTAATGGGAATTCATCTAAATGGATTACTCATAAAGCGTTCTTGGCCTTCGATCCTTCCAAATCGCCTCACTACAAAGTTGTCTTGGTTAGTTACGTGCTTCACCCACCTTATGAAATTGATGTGTTCTCTTCGCGGACTGGGTGTTGGGAAAAGGGTTTTGCGCCGCATACGTGTCATGGCTGGGGTGCGTATTGGAACGGAGCAATCCATTGGGTAGGTGATGAGAATTGCTTGAGATTTGATGTGGACGCGGAGGAGATGATAGCTACTCCAAACCGTCCGCTGCCCAAAATCCTTAGTCAGGACAAGATTAGGTATCttggagaatgtggtggccgCTTGTTTCTCATTCAGTCTCGTTCGCGCAAGGTCTTGGGATTCAGAATCCTTGAATTATGTGGTACCTGGTGCGGGAGTTACCAAGTCAATCTTAGACCCATCATATCTGCATTCCCTGAGTTAGAAACAACCTTTAAATTTGATGTGCTCTCACTGTTGTGCGTTGGGGATGTAGAGAAAAAGGAGGATTTCACACTAGTGTTAGCTATTCCAGGGAGAATTATTGCTTATAATCTGCATCGGAAGACATGCGATGTGCTTTGTAATCTGTCGGTAGATGACTTCATTAAAAGTGGTAGGAATGGTTGTGCTTATCCCTTTGTTGAAACCCTATCTCCAGTATGA